One segment of Negativicutes bacterium DNA contains the following:
- a CDS encoding secondary thiamine-phosphate synthase enzyme YjbQ → MNNIKIQTPAEGFLDISIEIKKFVRESGVVKGLCNVYIPHTTAGITINENADPDVVTDMLEGLDKIVPKLKYRHYEGNTIAHIKASLMGASINIPIDNGVLCLGQWQGIYFCEFDGPRTRSVYVNIIS, encoded by the coding sequence ATGAATAACATTAAAATACAAACACCAGCCGAAGGCTTTTTAGATATAAGTATTGAAATAAAAAAATTTGTTAGGGAAAGTGGTGTGGTAAAAGGTCTTTGTAATGTTTATATTCCACACACCACTGCTGGCATAACTATTAATGAAAATGCTGATCCTGATGTTGTAACTGATATGTTAGAAGGTCTTGATAAAATTGTGCCTAAATTGAAGTATCGTCATTATGAAGGAAATACTATTGCCCATATAAAAGCTAGTTTAATGGGTGCTTCTATTAATATTCCGATTGATAATGGTGTATTATGCTTAGGTCAGTGGCAAGGAATATATTTTTGTGAATTTGATGGACCGAGAACACGCTCTGTTTATGTTAATATAATAAGTTAA